The following proteins come from a genomic window of Irregularibacter muris:
- a CDS encoding YfcC family protein: MTDEKKRKRKFQFPTAFTVLFIILIIAAILTYIVPAGVYSKLQYNADENAFMVENHLGEVTTLPATQESLEELNIPMNIGKFIDGSMKKPIAIPGTYQRIQQSPQGLLPVIMSPIEGIMDTVDIMVFVLILGGIIGLINKTGTFDAGIAALSKRTKGKEFLLVIFVSALIALGGTTFGLAEETIALYPILMPIFIASGYDAIVCIAAIYMGSSIGTMFSTVNPFSVVIASDAAGISFSEGLVFRGISLVLAMIITLMYIYRYAQRVKNNPKASLIYEEKDKIETRFLKNYNPENVIPFNWRRILILLIFLAAFPLMIWGVSRGIWWFPEMSALFLAVAIIIAFLSGFSEKEAVNTFLEGAADLIGVVLIIGVARAINIVMDNGMISDTLLYYTSSIIENMNRGIFAAVQMILFSFLGFFVPSSSGLATLSMPIMAPLADTVGVSRAVVVTAYNWGQGWMAFITPTGLILATLEMVDVTYDKWLKFILPLMGIIGVFSIVMLVLQSI; this comes from the coding sequence ATGACAGATGAAAAGAAAAGAAAAAGAAAATTTCAATTTCCTACAGCCTTTACGGTTTTATTTATTATTTTAATTATTGCTGCTATACTAACCTATATAGTGCCGGCAGGGGTTTATTCTAAGTTACAGTACAATGCAGATGAAAATGCATTTATGGTGGAAAATCATCTAGGGGAAGTGACAACTTTGCCCGCCACCCAGGAAAGCCTAGAGGAATTAAACATCCCTATGAATATTGGAAAGTTTATAGATGGGAGCATGAAAAAGCCTATTGCTATACCTGGGACTTATCAGAGAATACAACAATCTCCCCAGGGACTATTGCCGGTGATTATGTCTCCTATTGAGGGGATTATGGATACAGTAGATATTATGGTTTTTGTACTTATATTAGGAGGAATTATTGGTTTAATCAATAAAACCGGTACCTTTGATGCAGGGATTGCGGCTTTATCCAAGAGAACCAAGGGAAAGGAATTTTTATTGGTCATCTTTGTGTCTGCTCTAATTGCTTTAGGAGGGACTACCTTTGGATTGGCGGAGGAAACCATTGCTCTATATCCCATACTTATGCCTATATTTATAGCCAGTGGCTACGATGCCATTGTGTGTATTGCGGCAATATACATGGGATCTTCCATTGGGACTATGTTTTCTACAGTGAATCCCTTCTCGGTAGTTATTGCCTCTGATGCTGCAGGAATATCCTTTAGTGAAGGCTTGGTATTTCGAGGGATAAGTTTGGTATTGGCCATGATTATTACCCTAATGTATATCTACCGCTATGCCCAAAGGGTAAAAAACAATCCCAAGGCTTCATTGATTTATGAGGAAAAGGATAAGATAGAAACACGGTTTTTAAAAAACTATAATCCCGAAAATGTTATCCCCTTTAACTGGAGAAGAATTCTAATCCTTCTTATATTTTTAGCGGCTTTTCCCTTGATGATTTGGGGAGTGTCTAGAGGGATTTGGTGGTTTCCGGAAATGTCAGCTTTATTTTTGGCAGTGGCCATCATCATTGCCTTTTTATCAGGATTTTCGGAAAAGGAAGCTGTGAATACCTTCTTAGAGGGGGCAGCTGATTTAATAGGCGTTGTTCTGATTATTGGAGTAGCCAGGGCAATTAATATTGTCATGGACAATGGAATGATTTCAGATACCTTGCTTTATTATACCTCTTCAATTATTGAAAATATGAATAGGGGTATTTTTGCAGCGGTTCAAATGATATTATTTAGTTTCCTAGGATTTTTTGTGCCTTCATCCTCAGGACTTGCCACCCTATCCATGCCTATTATGGCACCGTTGGCAGATACAGTAGGTGTATCCAGGGCTGTTGTAGTCACTGCCTATAACTGGGGACAAGGTTGGATGGCCTTTATTACTCCCACAGGATTAATTTTGGCAACCTTAGAGATGGTAGATGTGACCTATGACAAGTGGTTAAAATTCATCCTCCCCCTCATGGGCATTATAGGAGTCTTTTCCATTGTCATGCTTGTGTTGCAAAGTATATGA
- the pepT gene encoding peptidase T, which produces MEKIVERFTKYIAIDTKSDEKSNSCPSTSGQRKLGSLLVEELKAMGLEEVKQDENGYVYGTIKSNTDKKVPTIGFIAHMDTSPDLDGKCTNPQIFIYQGGDIQLNSQYSIGQKKFPFLKELVGKELITTDGTTLLGADDKAGITAIMTAMEYLICHPEIKHGEIKIAFTPDEEIGRGADLFDVEGFGADFAYTVDGGPLGELEYENFNAASAKIEIEGKNVHPGSAKNIMINSIRIAMELEGLLPSNEKPEYTEGYEGFYLLDDIVGNVEHTKLEYIIRDHSMERFEAKKKYLRDIVDFLNQKYGNIITLEITDSYYNMKEKVEPHMEIIQLAQKSMEELGIEPKVTPIRGGTDGARLSYMGLPCPNIFTGGYNFHGRFEFIPIESMKLASKLIVKIIENNTK; this is translated from the coding sequence ATGGAAAAAATTGTTGAACGGTTTACAAAATATATTGCCATAGACACAAAGTCTGATGAAAAGAGCAATAGCTGTCCGAGCACATCAGGTCAACGAAAGCTAGGGTCTTTGTTGGTAGAAGAACTAAAAGCAATGGGACTAGAGGAGGTAAAACAAGATGAAAATGGATATGTCTATGGGACTATTAAGTCTAATACAGATAAAAAAGTGCCTACAATAGGATTTATAGCTCATATGGATACTAGCCCAGATTTAGATGGGAAATGTACAAATCCCCAGATTTTTATCTACCAAGGTGGAGATATTCAACTAAACAGTCAGTATTCTATAGGGCAAAAAAAATTTCCCTTTTTAAAAGAACTTGTAGGTAAGGAGCTTATTACAACGGATGGAACCACTTTGCTTGGGGCAGATGATAAGGCGGGGATTACTGCCATTATGACGGCTATGGAATATTTAATCTGTCATCCAGAGATTAAACATGGCGAGATAAAAATTGCTTTCACCCCAGACGAAGAAATTGGCAGAGGGGCAGATCTCTTTGATGTAGAAGGTTTTGGGGCTGACTTTGCTTATACGGTAGATGGGGGACCTTTAGGAGAATTAGAATATGAAAATTTTAATGCAGCCAGTGCGAAAATCGAAATTGAAGGAAAAAATGTTCATCCAGGTTCGGCAAAGAATATTATGATCAACTCCATTAGAATAGCCATGGAATTAGAAGGCTTGTTGCCCTCCAACGAAAAGCCCGAGTATACCGAAGGCTACGAAGGTTTTTATCTTTTGGATGATATTGTAGGAAATGTAGAACATACTAAGTTAGAGTATATTATTCGAGATCATTCCATGGAAAGGTTTGAGGCGAAGAAAAAATATCTCAGGGATATTGTAGACTTTTTAAATCAAAAATATGGAAATATCATTACCCTGGAAATAACCGATAGTTATTATAATATGAAGGAAAAAGTTGAACCCCATATGGAAATTATCCAACTTGCCCAAAAGTCCATGGAAGAATTAGGCATAGAACCGAAAGTCACACCTATTCGGGGAGGTACTGATGGAGCAAGGCTATCTTATATGGGTTTGCCCTGCCCCAATATTTTTACTGGAGGGTACAATTTTCATGGAAGATTTGAATTTATTCCTATAGAGTCCATGAAGTTGGCTTCAAAGCTTATTGTAAAGATTATCGAAAATAATACCAAGTAA
- a CDS encoding aminoacyl-histidine dipeptidase: MNKLEGLEPKRVFYYFEQIANIPRCSYDEQNISNYIKSVGEKLNLETIQDEALNVIIRKPATPGYENAQGIIIQGHMDMVCEKEEDSHHDFKKDPIALEIEGDYIQADKTTLGADNGIAIAMGLALLEEDTIEHPDIELLVTTSEEVEMDGALGLSEDILRGTRLLNLDSEEEGVLIAGSAGGELIQIKIPANYQKISGYMEVSVEVKGLQGGHSGVEIHKARGNSNKILNSIVKEIKELWDVELISFEGGTKDNAIPRQSRAKIAVKAKELPEFREKVQKIKKEILHQYSSEESGMEIIFTEGNSALKVLSRDTWNDLVLLLDTLPTGVFTKLPQNNDIVESSSNLAIVKMEEEKIIIQISLRSSSEEVLHKLRQKVIDQVSKTQSEYQISGSYPEWQYNPKSQLRDTALALYKEMFGKEMESTVIHAGLECGVLAKKYSHLDIISFGPNMYDVHTPKERLSISSTERVYEYLVELLKKLK, translated from the coding sequence ATGAATAAGTTAGAAGGATTAGAACCTAAGAGAGTTTTTTATTATTTTGAACAAATAGCAAATATTCCTCGCTGTTCCTATGATGAGCAAAATATTAGCAATTATATTAAAAGCGTAGGGGAAAAATTGAACCTTGAAACCATCCAAGATGAAGCACTTAATGTCATTATTAGAAAACCCGCTACACCAGGCTATGAAAATGCTCAAGGCATCATTATCCAAGGGCATATGGATATGGTATGTGAAAAAGAAGAGGATAGCCATCATGATTTTAAGAAAGATCCGATTGCATTAGAAATTGAGGGAGATTATATCCAAGCAGATAAAACCACCCTGGGAGCAGATAATGGAATTGCCATTGCTATGGGGCTTGCCTTACTAGAAGAGGACACCATAGAGCATCCGGATATAGAGCTGTTGGTCACCACCTCAGAAGAAGTAGAAATGGATGGCGCCCTAGGCCTATCAGAGGATATTTTAAGAGGCACTAGGCTACTAAATTTAGATTCGGAAGAGGAGGGCGTATTGATAGCAGGTTCTGCGGGAGGGGAACTCATACAAATAAAAATACCAGCAAATTATCAAAAAATTTCAGGGTATATGGAAGTAAGTGTAGAGGTTAAAGGCCTGCAAGGTGGACATTCCGGTGTTGAAATCCATAAGGCTAGAGGGAACTCTAATAAGATTTTAAATTCCATAGTAAAAGAAATAAAGGAATTATGGGATGTAGAGCTCATATCCTTTGAGGGGGGCACTAAGGATAATGCCATTCCAAGACAAAGCAGGGCTAAAATAGCGGTAAAGGCTAAAGAATTACCTGAGTTTAGGGAAAAAGTTCAGAAAATAAAAAAAGAGATTTTGCATCAATATTCATCAGAAGAATCGGGAATGGAGATCATTTTTACCGAAGGAAATTCAGCCTTAAAGGTTCTTTCAAGAGATACATGGAATGATCTGGTACTCCTTTTGGATACTTTACCTACAGGAGTATTTACAAAATTGCCTCAAAATAATGACATTGTAGAAAGTTCCAGTAATCTAGCCATTGTAAAAATGGAAGAAGAAAAAATAATCATTCAGATTTCTTTAAGAAGCTCATCGGAAGAGGTATTACATAAGCTGCGTCAGAAAGTAATAGATCAAGTTAGTAAAACCCAAAGTGAATACCAGATCAGTGGTAGCTATCCAGAGTGGCAGTATAACCCTAAATCCCAATTGAGGGATACGGCATTGGCTTTATATAAGGAAATGTTCGGAAAGGAAATGGAGTCAACTGTCATTCATGCGGGGCTAGAATGCGGAGTGCTCGCAAAAAAATACTCCCATCTAGATATTATTTCCTTTGGGCCAAATATGTATGATGTTCATACGCCCAAGGAAAGACTAAGCATTTCCTCTACAGAAAGGGTGTATGAATATTTAGTTGAATTATTAAAGAAATTAAAATAG
- a CDS encoding calcium/sodium antiporter has translation MEELLHSYLTSFPTLVLVLIICAMLYILGKGADILVDEAVSLSLQWGVPKTIVGATIVSLGTTLPEATVSVLAAVNGNPDLALGNAIGSIIVDTGLILGIAALLGRLPVDKNIVQRQGKIQVGAGVLLAVVSLPFLSGGQGNISQWMGWLFIALLITYIYISIKWSKDSSSEQSVPKEESSSPIKEMAMTENVSEDEKGSLLVKILKLFIGIALIIGSSKVLIPAVEISAVRVGIPQSIIAATLIAFGTSLPELVTAITAVRKGHGELAIGNIVGADILNVLFVVGSAAAVTTGGLSVPTNFYKLQIPTMLIILITFRLFSRGENEEITKKEGSILLLMYCIYLVLNYTWL, from the coding sequence ATGGAAGAGCTTCTTCATAGTTATTTAACTTCATTTCCAACATTAGTTTTAGTGCTTATTATTTGTGCAATGCTGTATATCCTAGGGAAGGGGGCAGATATCCTAGTAGATGAAGCGGTTAGTCTTTCCCTTCAATGGGGTGTTCCTAAAACAATTGTAGGAGCCACAATTGTTTCATTGGGTACCACTCTGCCTGAGGCTACAGTGTCTGTGCTAGCAGCCGTTAATGGAAATCCTGATCTTGCATTGGGAAATGCCATTGGCTCGATTATTGTGGATACTGGACTTATTCTTGGTATTGCCGCTCTTCTTGGACGCTTACCCGTAGATAAAAATATTGTCCAGCGCCAGGGAAAAATCCAAGTAGGAGCAGGGGTTTTACTTGCCGTTGTGAGTCTTCCCTTCTTATCTGGAGGACAGGGAAACATTAGTCAATGGATGGGTTGGCTGTTTATAGCTTTATTAATTACGTATATCTATATCTCCATTAAGTGGTCCAAAGATTCATCTTCCGAACAATCTGTTCCCAAAGAAGAGTCATCCTCACCCATAAAAGAAATGGCTATGACTGAAAATGTTTCAGAGGATGAAAAAGGTTCATTGTTGGTGAAAATATTAAAATTATTTATAGGTATAGCCCTAATCATAGGTTCTTCAAAGGTTCTTATACCTGCAGTGGAGATTTCAGCTGTTCGAGTGGGCATTCCTCAAAGTATTATTGCGGCAACTTTAATTGCCTTTGGAACCAGTTTGCCTGAGTTGGTAACAGCTATTACTGCTGTGAGAAAGGGACATGGAGAACTGGCCATTGGGAATATCGTTGGAGCGGACATTCTAAATGTACTCTTTGTAGTGGGTAGTGCTGCTGCTGTAACTACAGGTGGCCTAAGTGTTCCAACCAATTTCTATAAACTTCAGATCCCCACTATGCTTATTATTCTTATTACCTTTCGATTGTTTTCAAGGGGTGAAAATGAGGAAATCACCAAAAAGGAAGGAAGTATACTTCTTTTGATGTACTGTATTTATCTAGTACTCAATTACACATGGCTTTAA
- a CDS encoding CvfB family protein encodes MIKLGEIQKLEIIRKTSIGVYLNEGEGNHEEDVLLPNKQVPPDTEIGEEVEVFIYRDSQDRKIATTQRPKLILGEIGFLQVTQVTKIGAFLDWNLEKDLFLPFREQTTRVKEGREYLVGVYIDKSDRLCATMDIHKLLSSESPYKEGDRVKGIIYSSNDELGLFVAVEAKYHGLIPKKELYGKYKIGDQIEGRITRVREDGKLDLSVREKSYRQMDKDAEIVLEKLIQNQGTLFLNDKSSPSKIKEELSMSKSAFKTAIGRLLKQGTIKFIENGIELTEKE; translated from the coding sequence ATGATTAAATTAGGAGAAATACAAAAACTAGAGATTATTCGGAAAACTTCCATAGGTGTATATCTAAATGAAGGAGAGGGGAATCATGAGGAAGATGTTTTGCTTCCAAACAAACAGGTTCCTCCTGACACTGAGATAGGAGAGGAAGTAGAGGTATTTATTTATAGGGATTCCCAAGATAGAAAAATAGCTACAACACAACGGCCCAAGTTGATTTTAGGAGAGATTGGATTTCTCCAAGTTACTCAGGTAACGAAAATTGGCGCTTTTTTAGATTGGAATTTAGAAAAGGATTTATTTTTACCCTTTAGGGAGCAAACTACTAGAGTAAAAGAAGGTAGAGAATATCTAGTAGGTGTATACATAGATAAAAGTGATCGATTATGTGCTACTATGGACATTCACAAACTTCTTAGCAGTGAATCTCCCTATAAGGAAGGGGATCGAGTAAAGGGGATTATTTATAGTAGTAATGATGAATTGGGTCTATTTGTAGCTGTAGAGGCCAAATATCATGGCTTAATTCCTAAAAAGGAGTTATATGGAAAATATAAAATAGGTGACCAGATAGAGGGAAGAATTACTAGGGTAAGAGAAGATGGAAAATTAGATTTGAGTGTAAGAGAAAAATCCTATAGGCAAATGGATAAGGATGCAGAAATTGTTTTAGAAAAGCTTATTCAAAATCAAGGTACACTTTTTCTAAATGACAAAAGTTCACCCAGTAAAATAAAAGAAGAATTAAGCATGAGTAAAAGTGCATTTAAAACAGCCATTGGTAGATTATTAAAACAAGGAACAATAAAATTTATTGAAAATGGTATTGAGCTAACAGAAAAAGAGTAA
- a CDS encoding GTP pyrophosphokinase produces MMEFNDIMQINLTDLDLDVYENLKIVEDVKGFIRQQQLYNAAIKEIRTKLEILDEEFQVQYDHNPIHHIEYRLKSPKSILQKLKKKDLDISMSSVRENLMDVAGVRVICNYIDDINSIANLLIGQDDITLIEKRDYITHPKENGYRSLHLIVAVPIFLAEKTEKIPVEIQIRTIAMDFWASLEHQLKYKSREDISEELRQRLKNCADSITQLDMEMYEIHQEIAVGKDRQTSL; encoded by the coding sequence ATGATGGAATTTAATGATATCATGCAAATTAATTTGACAGATCTAGATCTAGATGTTTATGAAAATTTAAAAATCGTTGAAGATGTAAAGGGTTTTATTAGGCAGCAGCAGTTATACAATGCGGCCATCAAAGAAATAAGAACCAAGTTGGAAATACTGGATGAAGAATTTCAGGTGCAATACGATCATAACCCCATACACCATATAGAATATCGATTAAAATCTCCTAAAAGTATTCTCCAAAAGCTGAAGAAAAAGGATTTGGATATCAGTATGTCTTCGGTAAGAGAAAATTTAATGGATGTTGCAGGTGTGCGGGTGATTTGCAATTATATAGATGATATCAATAGTATAGCAAATTTGCTTATTGGACAAGATGATATTACTCTGATTGAAAAACGGGACTATATTACCCACCCCAAGGAAAATGGTTATCGTAGTTTGCATCTCATTGTAGCAGTTCCTATATTTTTAGCAGAGAAGACTGAAAAAATACCCGTTGAAATTCAAATACGCACCATTGCTATGGATTTTTGGGCAAGCCTGGAACACCAACTGAAATATAAATCAAGAGAAGATATATCCGAGGAATTGCGCCAACGATTGAAAAATTGTGCAGATTCCATTACTCAGCTGGATATGGAAATGTATGAAATTCATCAAGAAATAGCAGTGGGGAAGGATAGACAAACATCTTTATAA
- a CDS encoding redoxin domain-containing protein produces the protein MFESLVSTNSLSFILVLIEGILSFFSPCVIPLIPIYISYLAGNAEHIDDQGVISYQRKKVFFHTVCFVLGISTAFFILGMSFTALGSFFQQNKVIFTRVGGVVIILLGLFQLGIFDLSFLKKERKLNFNLYKKEVNPFIAFVMGFTFSFAWTPCVGPALSSVLILASGASSSFLGNLLILTYAIGFIIPFLLLGLFTTQVLNFLKKHQKLLKYTVKAGGVILILMGIMTFTGWMNGISGYLNSFDSPLTPENTQEEQMPVDPVEEDENIDPSANDEVAEENQETDVMPAMDFTLTDQYGNEHTLSDYEGKVVFLNFWATWCPPCKKEMPDIEALYHQYNKNQEDVIILGVAGPKNEQNPNTREVDKDGILKFLKENNITFPIVFDETDEVFSQYSISSLPTTFMIDKKGNIHGYAPGMLTKDMMKNIIQETLDANN, from the coding sequence ATGTTTGAATCCTTAGTTTCAACAAATAGTCTAAGTTTTATTTTAGTATTAATTGAAGGAATATTATCCTTCTTTTCCCCTTGCGTCATCCCCCTTATCCCTATTTACATCAGTTATTTAGCAGGGAATGCAGAACATATTGATGATCAAGGAGTGATCTCTTACCAAAGAAAAAAGGTGTTTTTTCATACGGTGTGTTTTGTCCTCGGTATATCCACAGCCTTTTTTATCCTAGGAATGTCCTTTACTGCCCTTGGATCATTTTTCCAGCAGAACAAAGTAATTTTTACCAGAGTTGGTGGAGTAGTCATCATCCTTTTGGGTTTATTTCAATTGGGAATCTTTGATCTTAGCTTTTTGAAAAAGGAGAGAAAACTTAATTTTAATCTCTATAAAAAAGAAGTCAATCCTTTTATAGCCTTTGTCATGGGATTTACCTTCAGCTTTGCTTGGACACCTTGTGTGGGGCCTGCCCTATCTTCTGTGTTGATTTTAGCATCAGGGGCCAGTAGTTCTTTTCTAGGTAATCTATTAATCCTTACTTATGCTATTGGCTTTATTATCCCCTTTTTATTGTTAGGTTTGTTTACTACCCAGGTATTAAACTTCCTCAAAAAACATCAAAAGCTTCTTAAATATACCGTAAAAGCTGGAGGAGTCATTCTAATCCTTATGGGCATAATGACCTTTACAGGTTGGATGAATGGGATTTCAGGCTATCTAAATTCCTTTGATTCCCCCTTGACTCCTGAAAATACCCAAGAGGAACAAATGCCTGTAGATCCAGTAGAAGAAGATGAAAATATAGATCCTTCTGCCAATGATGAAGTTGCAGAGGAGAACCAAGAAACGGACGTCATGCCTGCAATGGATTTTACTTTAACCGATCAGTATGGCAATGAACATACCCTCTCGGATTATGAGGGAAAAGTAGTATTTTTAAATTTTTGGGCCACCTGGTGTCCTCCTTGTAAAAAAGAAATGCCTGATATTGAAGCTCTTTATCATCAATATAATAAAAACCAAGAAGATGTTATTATCCTTGGGGTGGCAGGGCCTAAAAATGAACAAAATCCCAATACCCGAGAAGTGGATAAGGATGGTATACTAAAGTTTTTAAAGGAAAACAATATCACCTTCCCCATTGTATTTGATGAGACCGATGAGGTTTTTAGTCAATACTCTATCTCTTCATTACCCACTACTTTCATGATTGATAAAAAGGGAAATATCCACGGCTATGCTCCAGGGATGCTCACTAAGGATATGATGAAGAATATTATCCAAGAGACCCTAGATGCTAATAACTAG
- a CDS encoding N-acetylmuramoyl-L-alanine amidase family protein, producing MRRKIVKPGRFILFILLVALIISSCSSKVLTMISSGGHNKILYKVVIDPGHGGKDPGATGASGLYEKDFTLSLSKEIARLLEEEPQIEVHMTRKDDTFLSAEERYRPNFANDLKADLYISIHGNTFTDPNLSGTQSFYYHDNSQAFAQLMHQYVMNASGFKDQGVQKGDYFVLRDTNMPAALLEIGYLTNPQEEQKMLRKDFQRSVAASICEGIKEYLEIE from the coding sequence ATGAGAAGAAAAATAGTAAAACCAGGAAGATTTATTCTATTTATTTTATTGGTTGCATTAATCATTTCAAGTTGCAGTAGCAAAGTTTTAACCATGATCAGTAGTGGAGGACATAACAAAATCCTATACAAAGTAGTGATTGATCCAGGACACGGAGGAAAAGACCCAGGAGCCACGGGAGCAAGTGGGCTATATGAAAAGGATTTCACCCTAAGTTTGTCTAAGGAAATCGCTAGATTATTAGAGGAAGAGCCACAAATAGAGGTGCATATGACAAGGAAGGATGACACTTTTCTTTCAGCCGAAGAACGCTATAGACCTAATTTTGCGAATGATCTAAAGGCAGATTTGTATATATCCATTCATGGGAATACCTTTACCGATCCCAATTTATCAGGGACACAATCTTTTTATTACCATGACAACTCTCAAGCCTTTGCACAACTTATGCACCAATATGTAATGAATGCTTCAGGATTTAAGGATCAAGGAGTGCAAAAGGGAGATTATTTTGTTTTGCGAGATACCAATATGCCAGCAGCTTTATTAGAAATAGGGTATCTGACCAATCCCCAAGAGGAGCAAAAAATGTTAAGGAAGGATTTTCAACGTTCTGTTGCGGCTTCCATATGTGAAGGCATTAAGGAATACTTAGAAATAGAATAA
- a CDS encoding MarR family winged helix-turn-helix transcriptional regulator: MDRDSLYYIFLEILKLHHCRTHVLLDEIGIYPGQPPLLFILNKENGQSQKDLADKLKIAPATITVMVKRMEKANLVERKQDAKDQRISRVYLTDKGKEICKRSMKAMEHIEEECFGNFTVEEKVILRRLLMQMLDNLMRANSKQLM; this comes from the coding sequence ATGGATAGAGACTCTTTATATTATATATTTCTAGAAATATTAAAACTACATCATTGCCGTACCCACGTACTTTTAGATGAAATAGGGATATATCCAGGGCAACCTCCTCTATTATTTATTTTAAATAAAGAGAATGGACAGAGTCAAAAAGATTTGGCAGATAAGCTGAAAATAGCTCCCGCCACCATAACCGTGATGGTCAAGAGAATGGAAAAAGCAAATTTAGTAGAACGCAAGCAAGATGCTAAAGATCAAAGGATATCCAGAGTATATCTTACCGATAAAGGGAAGGAAATTTGTAAAAGATCTATGAAAGCCATGGAGCATATTGAGGAAGAATGCTTTGGTAATTTTACAGTAGAAGAAAAGGTTATTTTAAGAAGGCTACTTATGCAAATGCTGGATAATTTAATGAGAGCAAACAGTAAACAACTAATGTAA